A region of the Pseudomonas silesiensis genome:
CCTGCTCCAGTCGGTCCTGCAAAGCCTTGGGCGTACCGGCGAACAACAGATGCGCCTCATCGAAAAACAGCGCCAACAGGGGTTTGTCAGCATCCCCGCGCTCCGGCAGTTGCTCGAACAGTTCCGCCAGCAGCCACAACAGGAACGTTGCATAGACCTTCGGCGCTTCGTGGACCAGACGACTGGCATCGAGCAGGTGAATACGCCCGCGACCATCGGCGCCCGGCTGCAGGATATCTTCGAGTTGCAGCCCCGGCTCGCCAAACAACGCTTCCGCCCCCTGTTGCTCCAGGGTCGCCAGACGCCGCAACAGGGCCTGGCTGGAACCGGTGGTCATCAGCGCGGCGTCGTCGCCCAGCAATTGAGGTTGATCACGCAGGTGATTGAGCAGCGCCTTCAAATCCTTCAGGTCCAGCAGCAACAGCCCTTCGCGGTCCGCGACCTTGAAGGCGGCATACAGCGCCGACTGCTGGCTGTCGGTCAATTCCAGCAGGCTGCCCAGCAGCAACGGCCCCATTTCACTCAAGGTGGTGCGCAAGGGATGCCCGGACTCACCGTGAATATCCCACAGGGTCACCGGATACGCCTGGGGCCTGTGGTTCAGCCAGGGCATCCCGGCGATCCGCTCGGCGACCTTGCCCTGAGGGGTTCCGGCAGCGCCAAGGCCGCACAGGTCGCCTTTGATATCGGCCGCAAACACCGCCACGCCGGCATCGCTGAAGGCTTCGGCCAGGCGTTGCAAGGTGACGGTCTTGCCGGTGCCGGTGGCGCCCGCCACCAGGCCATGACGGTTGGCCAGGCGCATGGCCTGGGCGATCGGCTGTCCCGTGAGATCGGCACCGATAACGAGTTGCAGTGAATCAGGCATTTTGTCACCCCATGATTAATCTTTGATCCTTCACGGCCGATATAAAAGACTGAAAAGCGTCGGTAATTCCCTAAGGAGAGTACGGAAATATCAGCTTGTTTTCACTGCCGCCCATTGTGCGCTCCTTAATAAAAGCACGCCTTTGGCACCAAGACCTAAGCGGAACCCCAAGCCATGAACAAAAACCTGCGTTTCAGCCATAAAATCCTGCTTGCCGCCGCCCTCATCGTCATGGCCGCCTTCGCCTCGTTCACGCTGTACAACGACTATTTACAGCGCAACGCCATCCGCGAAGACCTGGACAACTATCTCAATGAGATGGGGGATGTAACCGCCAACAATATCCAGACCTGGCTGACCGGTCGGATCTTGTTGATCGACAATCTCGCGCAGAACATCGCGATCAATCCTGAACAGTCCACCGTCGCCAGCCTGCTCGAGCAGAAAGCCCTGACGTCGACCTTCATGGCGTCTTACCTGGGCGACGCCACCGGCAGCTTCACCATTCGTCCCGACGCCAAAATGCCCGCCGGTTTCGACCCACGGGTGCGCCCTTGGTACAAAGGCGCCGAAAGCAGCAGCACCGCGACCCTGACCGAACCTTATATCGATGCGGCCACGGGCCAGACCATCATTTCCATCGCCAGCGCCTCGAAAAAAGCCGGGCAAAGCGTCGGCGTGGTGGGTGGCGACCTGAGCCTGCAAACCTTGATCGATACCCTTGGCGCCCGCAACTTCGACGGTATGGGGTACGCCTTCCTGGTCAGTTCCGACGGCAAGATCCTGGTTCACCCGGACAAAGCCCTGGTGATGAAGACCCTGAGCGAGGCGTTTCCGGACAGCACCCCGCGGATCAGCGGCGACTTCAGTGAAGTACAGGTCAACGGCCAGACCCGCATCGTCACGTTCACCCAAATCAAGGGCCTGCCCTCGGTCAACTGGTACATCGGCCTGTCCGTGGACAAGGACAAGGCCTTCTCGATGCTGACCGAGTTCCGCGCCTCGGCGGTCATCGCGACCCTCATCGCCGTGGCCATCATCATCGCCCTGTTGGGCATGCTGATCCGGATCCTGATTCAACCGTTGCATGTCATGACCCGCGCCATGGCTGACATCGCCGACGGTGAAGGTGACCTGACCAAACGCCTGACCATCCAGAGCAACGACGAATTCGGCGTTCTCGGCACCGCATTCAACCGCTTCGTCGAGCGTATCCATGGCTCGATCCGCGAAGTGTCCTCCGCCACCGGGCAAGTCAACGAAGTGGCGTTGCGCGTGGTAGCAGCCTCGAACTCGTCGATGTTCAACTCCGACCAACAGGCTTCCCGTACCAACAGCGTCGCCGCGGCCATCAACCAGCTCGGCGCCGCCGCCCAGGAAATCGCCCGCAACGCCGCGCAAGCGTCGAGTCAGGCCAGCGATGCCCGCAGCCTGGCTGAAGATGGCCAGCAAGTGGTGGAGCGCAGCATTGCCGCGATGAACAAGCTGTCGAGCATGCTCAGCGCCTCGAGCACCAACATCGAATCGCTCAACAGCAAGACCGTGAACATCGGGCAGATTCTGGAAGTGATCACCAGCATTTCCCAGCAAACCAATCTGCTGGCGCTCAACGCCGCCATCGAAGCGGCGCGCGCCGGTGAGGCCGGTCGTGGTTTTGCGGTGGTGGCCGATGAGGTCCGCAACCTCGCCCACCGTACGCAGGAGTCGGCGCAGCAGGTGCAGACCATGATCGAGGAACTGCAAGTCGGCGCCCGCGAATCCGTCAGCACCATGAGCGACAGCCAGCGTCACAGCCAGGACAGCGTGGAAATCGCCAACCTGGCGGGCGAGCGCCTGAACAGCGTGACCTTGCGCATTGGCGAAATTGACGGCATGAACCAGTCGGTGGCGACGGCGACCGAGGAACAGACGGCGGTTGTGGAATCGATCAACGTCGACATCACCGAGATCAATACGCTGAACCAGGAAGGCGTGGAAAACCTGCAATCGACCTTGCGTGCGTGCGCCGACCTGGAACAGCAGGCGGTGCGCTTGAAGCAGTTGGTGGGCAACTTCCGGATTTAGTGACGGTAACGACGCCTTCGCGAGGCTCGCAGATACAGCTGGCAGGCAGTATGCCAGCCAACATCTCGAGCCGGTTTTTTGGCCTGTCGGCAGCTTTCACGCTCGCGGACGCTCACGAATGGAAAATGAGCGTCCCTCCGGCAGGATCGTTGCCTTCGCCAAGGCTTCAATTCGACACCCGTCAAAAAAAGGGGCAAA
Encoded here:
- a CDS encoding methyl-accepting chemotaxis protein, with amino-acid sequence MNKNLRFSHKILLAAALIVMAAFASFTLYNDYLQRNAIREDLDNYLNEMGDVTANNIQTWLTGRILLIDNLAQNIAINPEQSTVASLLEQKALTSTFMASYLGDATGSFTIRPDAKMPAGFDPRVRPWYKGAESSSTATLTEPYIDAATGQTIISIASASKKAGQSVGVVGGDLSLQTLIDTLGARNFDGMGYAFLVSSDGKILVHPDKALVMKTLSEAFPDSTPRISGDFSEVQVNGQTRIVTFTQIKGLPSVNWYIGLSVDKDKAFSMLTEFRASAVIATLIAVAIIIALLGMLIRILIQPLHVMTRAMADIADGEGDLTKRLTIQSNDEFGVLGTAFNRFVERIHGSIREVSSATGQVNEVALRVVAASNSSMFNSDQQASRTNSVAAAINQLGAAAQEIARNAAQASSQASDARSLAEDGQQVVERSIAAMNKLSSMLSASSTNIESLNSKTVNIGQILEVITSISQQTNLLALNAAIEAARAGEAGRGFAVVADEVRNLAHRTQESAQQVQTMIEELQVGARESVSTMSDSQRHSQDSVEIANLAGERLNSVTLRIGEIDGMNQSVATATEEQTAVVESINVDITEINTLNQEGVENLQSTLRACADLEQQAVRLKQLVGNFRI
- a CDS encoding helicase HerA-like domain-containing protein codes for the protein MPDSLQLVIGADLTGQPIAQAMRLANRHGLVAGATGTGKTVTLQRLAEAFSDAGVAVFAADIKGDLCGLGAAGTPQGKVAERIAGMPWLNHRPQAYPVTLWDIHGESGHPLRTTLSEMGPLLLGSLLELTDSQQSALYAAFKVADREGLLLLDLKDLKALLNHLRDQPQLLGDDAALMTTGSSQALLRRLATLEQQGAEALFGEPGLQLEDILQPGADGRGRIHLLDASRLVHEAPKVYATFLLWLLAELFEQLPERGDADKPLLALFFDEAHLLFAGTPKALQDRLEQVVRLIRSKGVGVYFVTQSPGDLPDNVLAQLGLRIQHGLRAFTAKEQKSLRAVADGFRPNPAFDALSVLTELGIGEALVGTLQDKGTPGMVQRVLVAPPQSRIGPLTEAERTLLIAGSPFKGRYDKPIDRESAYEVLMGRKGLAPEPDAAPGKPVPEEPSFTDKAGEFLGTAAGQALKSAMRQAANQLGRQLVRGLMGSLLGGSKRR